A DNA window from Porites lutea chromosome 6, jaPorLute2.1, whole genome shotgun sequence contains the following coding sequences:
- the LOC140940335 gene encoding meiosis expressed gene 1 protein homolog, which translates to MASAQAAVSPVAQPSRPKSVSRPKRWSEEVEEAYRFQIAGYRDVHEYRDVKQKEPDRWPHNGYVKKLQRKDGCFIYFDRQRECLDKDVYKCKLYGY; encoded by the exons ATGGCTAGCGCTCAAGCTGCTGTTTCTCCAGTTGCTCAACCATCAAGGCCAAAATCAGTTTCAAGGCCAAAGAGATGGAGTGAAGAAGTTGAAGAAG CTTACCGATTTCAGATCGCTGGTTATAGAGATGTTCATGAATATCGCGATGTCAAGCAAAAAGAACCC GACCGTTGGCCCCACAATGGATATGTGAAGAAACTTCAGCGGAAAGACGGCTGTTTCATTTACTTTGATAGACAAAGAGAATGTCTTGACAAAGATGTCTATAAATGCAAGTTATATGGATACTag
- the LOC140940329 gene encoding palmitoyltransferase ZDHHC4-like codes for MMDFLLMAFLYTVSFVTISYIVIAGKYEYHRNGWIGLMRRNLLSAMHLAGSAFERCVPVSITRGINNITNYILFTRNPCVQLLYGFLVIGGSSIYTFKVIPFFDSINVFSVVEYVFIAINVTFFWICSTKDPGAITAAHHAEYMKDYEPDGVYYSTAQECYTCKLVKPARSKHCSICDVCISRFDHHCSWVNNCIGKKNYKSFLGFIISTAILCLYTAFVVTVVFAYIVVSDGLMTMKYVDLDGRHYTASFRILTQYLLVHYPLIAILFLTVSLFGLAMSGFSLFHFYLVLTNQTTNELYKRFFPARHRTRLSRQPRGHGSRNKVAKRRTGTDKHDPSQVTQKITETPWQISTPYNKGVWKNIREVLIQT; via the exons ATGATGGATTTTCTTTTAATGGCCTTTTTGTATACGGTTTCTTTCGTAACAATATCATACATAGTTATTGCGGGAAAGTATGAATATCATCGAAATGGTTGGATCGGGTTAATGCGAAGAAATTTATTGTct GCTATGCATTTGGCTGGATCGGCATTTGAAAGATGTGTTCCTGTATCAATAACTCGTGGAATAAACAACATCACAAATTACATCTTGTTTACACG AAACCCCTGTGTGCAGCTGCTGTATGGTTTTCTCGTCATTGGGGGGTCATCTATTTACACCTTCAAAGTTATTCCCTTCTTTgattcaattaacgtcttcagTGTTGTTGAATATGTTTTTATAGCCATCAATGTGACTTTTTTTTGGATTTGTTCTACAAAAGACCCTGGTGCAATAACAGCAGCCCACCATGCTGAATACATGAAAGATTATGAGCCCGATGGAGTGTATTACAGCACAGCACAGGAATGTTATACCTGCAAGCTTGTCAAGCCAGCAAGGTCTAAACACTGCT CTATTTGTGATGTGTGCATCAGCCGGTTTGACCATCATTGTTCGTGGGTGAACAACTGCATTGGGAAGAAGAACTACAAATCATTTCTGGGTTTCATCATAAGCACAGCGATCCTCTGTTTGTACACAGCATTTGTTGTTACTGTGGTGTTTGCCTACATCGTGGTATCAGATGGCTTAATGACGATGAAGTATGTGGATTTGGATGGAAGACACTATACAGCTAGCTTCAGAATTTTGACCCAG tatcTGCTGGTTCACTATCCACTGATTGCCATTCTGTTTCTTACCGTCTCATTATTTGGATTAGCTATGTCTGGGTTCTCCTTATTTCACTTCTACCTGGTGCTCACAAATCAAACCACGAATGAACTCTACAAACGATTTTTTCCCGCAAGACACCGCACCAGGTTATCTCGTCAGCCAAGAGGACATGGATCGCGGAACAAGGTGGCAAAACGGAGGACTGGTACCGATAAACATGACCCGTCTCAGGTCACACAGAAAATCACTGAAACTCCTTGGCAAATAAGTACACCTTACAACAAGGGCGTATGGAAAAACATCAGAGAAGTGCTTATTCAGACGTAG
- the LOC140940331 gene encoding THO complex subunit 6 homolog, with translation MAADYQDQIHKRRLELHTTVFALAFSPCGNYLAACNNFGQIAVFSVVSALEPDASSDKKRPIIIFQGHNGAIYSLISTEKFLISGGSSEIHGWRWDEILEKTESPLPAWTLQPSARNSLNVAETNALVFASQEDTLFSGCGDNNIYMWDLDSGTCKNTLTGHRDYIQCLCLRTKHSQCVSGAEDGTVRLWDYRTKGTLTGLIEPCKNEDIHRPQSGSWIGCVSVDESQDWLVCGGGPSLSVWHLRSMACTAVLRTESCQQTALFHNDLILSAGSEPHVFHWQINGDPKTHVPCTPKSVFALQVNDKSPKNKVLAVGGSSADIDVFTNFGYRALSLKFCQ, from the exons ATGGCGGCAGATTACCAG GATCAGATACATAAAAGGCGACTAGAGCTTCATACAACGGTGTTTGCCTTGGCATTTTCTCCATGCGGAAACTACTTGGCTGCGTGCAATAACTTTGGACAGATCGCCGTTTTCAG TGTTGTGTCTGCACTAGAACCAGATGCATCTTCTGATAAGAAAAGACCAATAATAATTTTCCAAG GCCATAATGGTGCAATCTACAGTCTCATATCAACTGAAAAGTTTCTTATAAG TGGTGGCTCATCTGAAATTCATGGCTGGCGGTGGGATGAAATTCTTGAAAAAACAGAG TCTCCATTACCAGCGTGGACACTTCAGCCTTCAGCCAG aaaTTCTCTGAATGTAGCTGAAACCAATGCTCTAGTGTTTGCCAGTCAG GAGGATACTCTATTCTCAGGTTGTGGAGATAACAATATCTACATGTGGGATTTGGACTCAGGAACCTGTAAG AATACCCTCACCGGTCACAGGGATTATATTCAGTGTCTTTGCCTCAGGACAAAACACAGCCAGTGTGTTAGTGGAGCTGAAGATGGCACTGTGAGATTATGGG ATTACAGAACCAAAGGAACACTCACAGGTTTAATAGAACCATGCAAAAATGAG GACATTCACAGACCCCAGTCAGGTTCCTGGATTGGGTGTGTCAGTGTAGATGAGAGCCAAGATTGGTTG GTTTGTGGCGGTGGTCCATCCCTATCTGTGTGGCATTTGAGGTCCATGGCTTGTACAGCTGTTCTTAGAACGGAATCTTGTCAGCAAACGGCACTCTTTCACAATGATCTT ATTCTTTCAGCTGGATCAGAGCCACATGTTTTCCACTGGCAAATAAATGGTGACCCTAAAACACATGTACCCTGTACCCCCAAATCAGTTTTTGCTTTACAAGTCAATGACAAGTCCCCTAAGAACAAG GTTCTTGCAGTTGGTGGAAGCTCCGCTGATATTGATGTCTTTACGAACTTCGGATACAGAGCTCtctctttaaaattttgtcaataa